From one Pseudobdellovibrionaceae bacterium genomic stretch:
- a CDS encoding FtsX-like permease family protein, translating to MVKYLDIKLVRDLLHMKAQVVTIALVVACGVAVLAGMLSTYESLLLAQSSFYNYSRFGHIFAEIKRAPKSLASRIQNLPGVSQVEERLVFDLLLDMEGRDEPAVGRFLSLPRGQQSSLNRIQVLKGRWPLPEQDNEVLVGQAFFDFNKLELNQEISAMFNGRYRKLRVVGVAVSPEYVYALPGSSPLPDDAHFGVFWIRRDSLAASFDMEGAFNSLSLTVLPGANEKAIVKTIDRWFLPYGGVGSYTRKQQISNMFLTEEIRGLKVQATIIPIVFLCVAAFLLNVVIGRIINSQREQIATLKALGFADKQIAGHYLKLSLVIIALGLIFGIAGGYWLAESMTQLYTQFFRFPVLVQTMPAYIPLLSIALSGGSALIGVAQSLYGIFKMPPAEAMRPALPAEYHSSWVELSGIPNKLSNEGRMILRGLSLRPLRSLVSALGISFALVIIILGMFWSDAIDYLMHVQFSLIQKEDASVSFTKPLPIKSLYELQNLPGVIHAEGLRAVPVRIYHGPKTETTALFGVGPISHLKAILDTDLKPIDIPRDGLVMSQTLARKLKIKAQDRISIEVLEGRRPKGVFPIAGVVDDFLGQFLYTRNESLHRLMKEGPKINSVLLKTDSEQSQRLYTELKNYPSISSVTFKTAALKTFNETTAKFMLVFATILTVFSVIIAFGIVYNSARIALSERSWEFASLRVLGFTSGEVFRMLMGEILILCVAALPLGWVLGYYLTRAIIDYMAPDELAIPMKIEMSTFTWSGLTLAVSAVVSAWVLWLKIRNLDFNEALKTRG from the coding sequence TCATTTTACAATTACAGTCGATTTGGTCATATTTTTGCCGAAATCAAAAGAGCCCCAAAATCTCTAGCATCTCGTATTCAAAATCTGCCCGGAGTCAGTCAGGTCGAGGAACGATTGGTATTTGATCTACTCCTGGACATGGAGGGACGTGACGAGCCTGCGGTGGGGAGGTTTCTCTCTCTTCCCCGAGGGCAACAGTCCTCTCTCAATCGTATTCAAGTCTTAAAGGGCCGCTGGCCTCTTCCTGAACAGGATAACGAAGTTTTGGTCGGCCAGGCCTTCTTTGATTTTAATAAGCTGGAACTCAACCAGGAGATTTCGGCCATGTTCAATGGCCGCTATAGAAAGCTTCGAGTCGTCGGCGTCGCCGTCTCTCCCGAATACGTTTACGCTTTGCCAGGCTCTAGTCCCTTACCGGATGATGCCCACTTTGGGGTTTTCTGGATTCGTAGAGATAGCCTTGCTGCCAGCTTTGATATGGAAGGTGCTTTCAACAGTCTCAGTCTCACAGTCCTCCCCGGCGCCAACGAAAAGGCTATCGTGAAGACCATTGATCGATGGTTTCTCCCCTATGGTGGCGTGGGTTCCTACACCCGCAAACAACAGATCTCTAACATGTTTCTCACTGAGGAAATCCGCGGCCTCAAGGTCCAGGCCACAATTATTCCCATCGTCTTTCTCTGCGTTGCCGCTTTTCTTCTCAATGTGGTCATCGGTCGAATTATCAATAGCCAGCGGGAGCAGATTGCCACTCTCAAAGCTCTCGGGTTTGCCGATAAACAAATCGCTGGGCATTACCTCAAACTTTCTCTGGTGATTATTGCTTTGGGCCTCATTTTCGGCATTGCCGGAGGCTACTGGCTGGCGGAGTCCATGACCCAGCTTTACACTCAGTTTTTCCGTTTTCCCGTCCTCGTGCAGACAATGCCAGCCTATATACCCCTGTTGTCCATTGCCCTGAGTGGGGGTTCAGCTCTCATTGGAGTCGCCCAGAGTCTCTATGGCATTTTTAAGATGCCCCCAGCGGAGGCCATGCGGCCGGCTCTCCCTGCGGAGTACCATTCCAGCTGGGTGGAACTCTCTGGTATTCCCAATAAGTTGTCCAATGAGGGCAGAATGATTCTTAGGGGACTCAGCCTGCGCCCCCTAAGATCTCTAGTGTCTGCCTTAGGGATTTCCTTTGCCCTCGTCATCATCATTCTTGGCATGTTTTGGTCCGACGCCATTGATTACCTGATGCACGTGCAGTTTTCCCTTATCCAAAAGGAAGATGCTTCGGTCTCATTCACCAAGCCTTTACCCATTAAGAGCCTATATGAGCTCCAAAACCTTCCCGGAGTGATTCATGCCGAGGGCCTTCGCGCCGTACCAGTTCGCATTTACCATGGCCCTAAGACTGAAACCACGGCCCTCTTTGGCGTAGGCCCAATCAGTCACCTCAAAGCCATCTTGGATACCGATCTCAAGCCTATCGATATCCCTAGAGATGGTCTGGTCATGAGTCAAACTCTGGCTCGCAAACTTAAAATTAAGGCTCAAGACAGAATCAGCATTGAGGTCTTGGAGGGCCGTCGCCCCAAAGGGGTGTTCCCTATCGCCGGCGTGGTGGATGATTTCCTCGGTCAATTCCTGTACACACGAAACGAATCCCTCCATCGCCTAATGAAAGAAGGACCAAAGATCAATTCGGTCCTACTGAAAACTGACAGCGAGCAAAGTCAGAGACTCTATACGGAACTCAAAAACTACCCATCCATTTCTTCAGTGACCTTTAAAACGGCGGCACTGAAGACATTCAATGAGACCACAGCAAAATTCATGTTGGTTTTTGCCACCATTCTCACTGTTTTTTCTGTCATTATTGCCTTTGGCATTGTCTACAATAGTGCACGCATTGCTTTAAGCGAAAGATCCTGGGAGTTTGCCAGCCTCAGAGTTTTGGGTTTTACCAGTGGGGAAGTCTTTCGTATGTTGATGGGTGAAATTCTCATTCTTTGCGTCGCAGCCCTTCCCTTAGGCTGGGTGCTGGGCTACTATTTGACCCGAGCGATCATTGATTACATGGCGCCAGACGAGCTGGCCATTCCAATGAAGATTGAGATGAGCACCTTCACTTGGAGCGGTCTGACTTTGGCCGTATCTGCTGTTGTTAGTGCCTGGGTGCTCTGGCTTAAAATTAGAAACCTGGATTTTAATGAGGCTCTCAAGACAAGGGGGTAA
- a CDS encoding efflux RND transporter periplasmic adaptor subunit — MDRKKGDLVKKRVTTIVLTVSIIGVVVWSLIPRPLPVDVGTVEIGDYEQRVVEDGRTRVKEKYVVSSPVDGVLPRVHWDPGDFVKKGDKLVTIKWDYDRVVHAPASGSILRILTKDEGFIYKGKPILEIGDPKSLEIVVDVLTSNAILLSLGNQVEITNWGGDQPLEGKIVRIEPSAFTKVSALGVDEQRVNVVIEITSPREQWLNLGDHFQVECRILVKRLENVLTVPTGALFQKGGKWAVFVFTQGKANLREIEISDQGPLKSVIGSGLNEGERVILYPGDRIDDGVAVKPTPGSAS, encoded by the coding sequence ATGGATCGAAAAAAGGGTGATCTAGTCAAAAAGAGAGTCACCACAATTGTTCTGACTGTTTCGATCATTGGTGTTGTGGTGTGGTCCTTGATTCCCCGCCCTCTTCCCGTCGACGTGGGTACAGTTGAAATTGGCGACTACGAACAGCGCGTAGTCGAAGATGGCCGGACCAGAGTCAAAGAGAAATATGTGGTGTCTTCTCCTGTTGACGGCGTTCTGCCCCGAGTTCATTGGGACCCAGGTGATTTTGTTAAAAAGGGAGATAAACTGGTCACAATCAAGTGGGACTATGATCGCGTGGTTCATGCTCCCGCCAGCGGAAGTATCTTGCGAATACTGACCAAGGACGAAGGCTTTATCTACAAGGGCAAGCCGATTTTGGAAATTGGCGATCCTAAATCTCTGGAAATTGTTGTTGATGTTCTAACCTCTAATGCCATTCTCCTGAGCCTTGGCAATCAGGTGGAGATCACCAACTGGGGTGGTGATCAACCCCTTGAAGGTAAGATCGTGCGCATTGAGCCTTCGGCATTTACCAAAGTGTCTGCTCTTGGTGTCGATGAGCAGCGGGTGAATGTGGTTATTGAAATCACTTCTCCCCGTGAGCAGTGGCTAAATCTGGGAGATCACTTTCAAGTCGAATGTCGCATTCTGGTGAAGCGTTTGGAAAATGTTCTCACTGTACCCACTGGGGCCTTGTTTCAAAAGGGTGGAAAGTGGGCCGTTTTTGTCTTCACCCAAGGCAAAGCAAACCTTAGGGAAATTGAAATCTCTGACCAAGGCCCCCTCAAATCTGTCATCGGCTCCGGCCTAAATGAGGGAGAGCGAGTCATTCTCTATCCAGGAGATCGAATTGACGACGGCGTCGCCGTAAAACCAACCCCTGGTTCCGCTAGCTAA
- a CDS encoding ATP-dependent metallopeptidase FtsH/Yme1/Tma family protein, translating to MEDQDSKKKIPQPLQAGPWWRNPFNVFLVVWLGFLLIQYLFLSQGGKQVSYSEFLDLVENGKVKEVTLSEEKIFASLQEEGVDKQQAVVTYPVNDKDLTRLLRDKGVKFQGTMKSKWLETVVAWLFPILLLVFFFRMMMNRMGGATGGLMNFGKSKARVFMEKGIKTSFADVAGVDEAKEELEEIVSFLKEPDKYSRLGGRSPKGILLVGPPGTGKTLLARAVAGEASVPFFSINGSEFVELFVGMGAARVRDLFEQARKTSPCIIFIDELDALGRSRSAGYPGTGANDEKEQTLNQLLAELDGFDPRSGIVILAATNRPEILDPALLRAGRFDRQVLIDNPDQHGREQILNIHVKKIILSTDVDLRAIASLTPGFSGADLANLVNEAALVATRRGAESVTTNDFTSAIERIVAGLERRKRIMNPDEKRRVAFHEMGHATVALALQCRDRVHKISIIPRGIGALGYTLQRPTEDRYLMTREELMRKIAVLLGGRTSERLMCEDVSTGASDDLAKASDIARAMVSQYGMSEKLGLGSFERADSTFLRGPNPFPMPREFSEKTGELIDQEIKAFLSLAESLAETSIRLNDTFINKGVEVLLQEETLDADRIVELWGEYGRNVSGSAATSLTEQTQ from the coding sequence ATGGAAGATCAGGACTCTAAGAAGAAAATCCCTCAGCCTCTCCAGGCCGGCCCCTGGTGGCGGAACCCCTTTAACGTATTTCTTGTCGTGTGGCTGGGTTTTCTCCTCATTCAGTACCTGTTTTTATCCCAGGGCGGGAAACAGGTTTCCTACAGTGAGTTTCTCGATTTAGTTGAAAATGGCAAAGTTAAAGAAGTCACCCTGAGCGAAGAAAAAATTTTTGCTTCCCTGCAGGAAGAGGGCGTGGACAAACAGCAGGCCGTTGTCACCTATCCTGTTAATGACAAGGACCTTACCCGTTTGCTACGCGATAAGGGTGTCAAATTTCAAGGAACGATGAAGAGTAAATGGCTTGAAACTGTGGTCGCCTGGCTGTTTCCCATCCTGTTGCTGGTTTTCTTTTTTCGCATGATGATGAACCGTATGGGCGGTGCCACCGGTGGCCTGATGAACTTCGGAAAATCCAAGGCCCGTGTTTTTATGGAGAAAGGAATCAAGACTTCTTTTGCCGATGTGGCTGGCGTGGATGAAGCAAAAGAGGAACTTGAAGAAATCGTTTCCTTCCTGAAAGAGCCCGACAAGTACTCCCGACTTGGTGGACGGTCGCCAAAGGGAATTCTTCTCGTCGGCCCTCCGGGCACGGGAAAAACCCTGTTGGCCCGAGCGGTGGCCGGTGAAGCCAGTGTGCCTTTTTTCTCTATTAATGGATCTGAGTTTGTTGAGCTTTTTGTCGGCATGGGAGCTGCCCGAGTCAGAGATTTGTTTGAACAAGCGCGCAAGACTTCTCCATGCATTATCTTTATCGACGAACTGGATGCTCTGGGGCGCTCACGATCAGCTGGCTATCCTGGTACGGGTGCCAACGATGAGAAAGAGCAAACTTTGAATCAACTATTGGCCGAACTTGATGGTTTTGATCCCCGGTCCGGTATTGTCATTCTCGCTGCCACCAATAGACCGGAGATTCTTGATCCTGCTCTTCTACGCGCTGGACGATTTGATCGCCAGGTTCTAATCGACAATCCGGACCAACATGGACGGGAGCAAATTCTGAACATCCATGTGAAAAAAATTATCCTGTCCACTGATGTGGATCTAAGAGCCATTGCCAGTCTTACTCCCGGGTTTTCGGGAGCAGATCTGGCCAATTTAGTAAATGAGGCGGCTCTCGTGGCGACTCGTCGCGGAGCCGAGAGTGTCACAACAAATGACTTTACCTCAGCCATCGAAAGAATTGTGGCCGGACTTGAACGCCGAAAGCGAATTATGAATCCCGACGAAAAGCGGCGGGTAGCCTTTCATGAAATGGGCCATGCGACTGTGGCCCTGGCCCTTCAGTGTCGAGATCGGGTACACAAGATAAGTATCATTCCTAGGGGGATAGGTGCCCTCGGCTATACCTTACAGCGGCCGACGGAAGACCGTTATCTGATGACCCGAGAGGAGCTGATGCGCAAGATTGCAGTTCTTCTGGGAGGACGCACATCAGAACGACTCATGTGCGAAGATGTTTCCACCGGAGCCAGCGATGATCTGGCCAAGGCTTCGGACATTGCCCGCGCTATGGTCAGTCAGTATGGAATGAGCGAAAAGCTGGGACTGGGCTCATTTGAAAGAGCTGACAGTACTTTTTTGCGGGGTCCGAATCCATTCCCCATGCCACGAGAATTTAGTGAAAAAACTGGAGAGCTGATTGACCAGGAGATAAAGGCCTTTCTTTCATTAGCCGAATCCCTGGCTGAAACGAGTATTCGCTTAAACGATACTTTTATCAATAAAGGCGTTGAAGTCTTGCTTCAGGAAGAAACCCTGGATGCCGACCGAATTGTTGAGTTGTGGGGCGAATACGGGCGAAATGTCTCAGGAAGTGCCGCTACTTCTTTGACTGAGCAAACGCAATGA
- a CDS encoding VOC family protein, with product MRIHRAHTILYVEDQERSRDFYSRVLMTKPVLDVPGMTEFLLGGPAVLGLMPNKGIKKLLGDVIVDPETGSGVPRAELYLVVEDPTIMFERAVKEGAKELSPFEMRDWGDRVAYVQDFDGHIIAFAQSKK from the coding sequence ATGAGAATTCACCGTGCGCACACCATTCTTTATGTTGAAGATCAGGAAAGGAGCCGGGACTTCTATAGCAGGGTCTTGATGACCAAGCCGGTTCTTGATGTGCCAGGGATGACGGAGTTTCTTCTTGGTGGGCCCGCCGTCCTGGGGCTTATGCCCAACAAGGGAATTAAGAAGCTCTTGGGTGACGTCATTGTCGATCCAGAGACTGGCAGTGGTGTTCCTCGTGCTGAGCTCTACTTGGTGGTGGAAGACCCGACAATCATGTTCGAACGAGCAGTCAAAGAAGGAGCCAAAGAGCTGAGTCCGTTTGAGATGCGCGACTGGGGTGACCGAGTTGCCTATGTCCAAGACTTCGACGGTCACATCATTGCGTTTGCTCAGTCAAAGAAGTAG
- a CDS encoding protein-L-isoaspartate(D-aspartate) O-methyltransferase, whose translation MVENQLVARGIKDGEVLEVMLKIPRENFVPPELQPMAYRDRPLAIGEGQTISQPYIVAYMAEALHLSGQERVLEIGTGCGYNTAVLAKLAGEVYTVEIRASLSNLARDNLASLGIDNVHFKVGDGYLGWPEMAPFDRIVLTAAPSKIPKALFEQVTPEGCLLAPVGDWSQTLQIHRRQGSEWFARDLLQVQFVPLVRDPEEV comes from the coding sequence ATGGTGGAAAATCAACTGGTTGCCCGAGGAATCAAGGACGGAGAGGTCCTTGAAGTCATGCTCAAAATCCCCCGGGAAAATTTTGTCCCACCCGAATTACAACCCATGGCCTATAGAGATCGACCCCTCGCCATTGGCGAAGGCCAGACCATATCCCAACCCTATATTGTGGCCTACATGGCTGAAGCTCTGCATCTCTCTGGTCAGGAGCGAGTTTTGGAAATTGGCACGGGCTGCGGCTACAACACCGCCGTTTTGGCAAAACTGGCAGGAGAGGTATACACCGTGGAGATTCGCGCCTCCCTTTCAAATTTAGCCCGAGATAACCTGGCGTCACTTGGGATCGACAATGTTCACTTCAAGGTGGGAGACGGTTATCTCGGCTGGCCTGAAATGGCCCCCTTCGATCGAATTGTACTGACTGCAGCTCCCAGTAAAATTCCAAAAGCTCTATTTGAACAGGTGACCCCAGAGGGATGTCTGTTGGCCCCCGTCGGAGACTGGTCCCAAACTCTGCAGATTCACCGACGCCAAGGGAGTGAGTGGTTTGCGAGAGATCTTCTGCAAGTCCAATTTGTTCCCCTCGTACGAGACCCTGAAGAGGTATGA
- a CDS encoding PQQ-dependent sugar dehydrogenase produces the protein MLRKQLFVLFLMTPLASISSPFNSAQAKSAVSKPVKSEKETFLVNEIVRLKDVPWGLAFLNPDEAIVTLRDGGIVLLNSKTKSTTSISGGPKVIAKGQGGLLDVALHPKFAANQWVYFTYSTKSKSGSTTELARAKFIHPNKLTDLTVLFTALTDSDTDVHFGSRLVFDDHGLLYMTVGDRGKREKAQMLNFHNGKVLRLDENGKPAEGNPFVDRKDALPEIWTYGHRNLQGIAIHPETNDIWTQEHGPRGGDEINKLKKGANYGWPVITYGKEYWGPSIGEGTHKPGMEQPVHYWVPSIAPCGLTFYSGRVFKNWKNHLFSGALKLQHLNRLDLSESGKIHEERLLKNLNERIRHVVEGPAGYLYLTTDSGRVLKLTPGK, from the coding sequence ATGTTGAGAAAACAACTGTTTGTTTTGTTTCTAATGACTCCACTGGCAAGCATCAGCAGCCCATTTAATTCAGCCCAAGCCAAGAGTGCTGTTTCAAAGCCAGTTAAATCCGAAAAGGAGACCTTTTTAGTCAATGAAATCGTCCGGCTCAAAGATGTTCCCTGGGGATTGGCATTCCTCAATCCAGATGAAGCCATTGTGACCCTGCGGGACGGAGGGATTGTCCTTCTCAATTCCAAAACCAAATCCACAACATCGATTTCCGGAGGCCCAAAGGTCATTGCTAAAGGGCAAGGCGGATTGCTTGATGTCGCCCTACATCCCAAATTTGCAGCCAACCAGTGGGTCTACTTCACCTACTCGACGAAAAGCAAATCCGGATCGACGACCGAGCTGGCCCGGGCCAAGTTTATACATCCTAACAAATTGACCGATTTGACAGTGCTATTCACCGCGCTGACAGATTCGGATACGGATGTGCACTTTGGATCGCGTTTAGTATTTGATGACCACGGACTCCTCTACATGACTGTGGGGGATCGGGGCAAAAGAGAGAAGGCTCAGATGCTGAACTTCCATAATGGCAAAGTCTTGCGCCTGGATGAAAATGGCAAGCCAGCCGAGGGAAATCCGTTTGTCGATCGCAAAGATGCTCTTCCGGAAATTTGGACCTACGGTCATCGCAATCTGCAAGGAATTGCTATTCATCCCGAAACCAATGACATTTGGACTCAGGAACATGGTCCCCGCGGTGGAGATGAAATTAACAAGCTCAAGAAGGGCGCGAATTACGGTTGGCCCGTGATCACCTATGGAAAAGAGTATTGGGGACCCAGCATTGGCGAAGGAACTCACAAGCCTGGTATGGAACAGCCCGTTCACTACTGGGTTCCTTCCATTGCTCCATGCGGTCTCACTTTTTATTCGGGCCGGGTTTTTAAAAATTGGAAGAATCACCTTTTTTCGGGAGCCCTTAAGCTTCAGCACCTTAACCGACTGGATCTCAGTGAGTCCGGGAAGATTCACGAAGAGAGATTACTCAAAAATCTCAACGAGAGAATCCGCCATGTGGTGGAAGGACCAGCAGGCTACCTTTACCTCACCACTGACAGTGGTCGTGTTCTGAAACTCACCCCCGGTAAGTAA
- a CDS encoding helix-turn-helix transcriptional regulator, with amino-acid sequence MKEVVVGLALEEILNKSGIAICVTDMEKKILYQNMESATVCGARNEGRCPTGVFGTCKIPDEDVNAHLGVRQCPGDRVNNRLYDVFLVNTGNHLITLSIPLSEMMENEMTKYRQYNLTHREMEIVGLVLLKKSNQDIGRILHISENTVKTHLKNLYRKLPAQERKYLRELRPRE; translated from the coding sequence ATGAAGGAGGTAGTCGTGGGACTAGCGCTTGAAGAGATCTTAAATAAGTCTGGGATCGCCATCTGTGTGACCGACATGGAGAAGAAGATTCTCTACCAAAACATGGAAAGTGCAACCGTCTGCGGAGCTCGGAATGAGGGCCGGTGTCCAACTGGGGTATTTGGCACCTGCAAGATTCCCGATGAAGACGTGAACGCTCACCTTGGTGTCCGACAATGCCCCGGTGACCGCGTTAACAATCGGCTCTATGACGTCTTTTTGGTGAATACAGGGAATCACTTGATCACTCTATCCATCCCGCTCAGTGAGATGATGGAAAATGAAATGACCAAGTACCGTCAATACAACCTCACCCATCGGGAGATGGAGATTGTTGGTTTGGTTCTTTTGAAGAAATCAAATCAGGATATTGGCCGGATTCTTCACATTTCAGAAAACACAGTGAAGACCCATTTAAAGAACCTGTATCGCAAATTGCCAGCTCAGGAGAGAAAGTACCTGCGAGAGCTTCGCCCTCGCGAGTAG
- a CDS encoding ThiF family adenylyltransferase translates to MFRLTTEAVDPVALKAELEEPRAGSIVVFEGLVRNHNEGLSVDSLEYEAFADLCFAEADRIMGEAKKKFGVYDVRCTHRVGHLAIGDIAVWIGVSSAHRSAGFQACRFIIDEIKTRLPIWKKEHYSSGEAEWVNCQQCAQAVQGHDHHHHHGDETCSGHHHQESLKFTEEAYYSRQVSLPGFGKEGQQALREARVLVIGAGGLGSAALPYLATAGIGTLGISDGDLVDASNLHRQILYGWKDVEHYKADVAAEKLKAMNPFIEVIPHREHIDFENAQRLISLYDVVVDCTDNFKAKFLIHDLCRLLKKPLVQASIFQMEGQIQVFDPRVEAGCLRCEWPVIPEEGCVGTCVDAGVLGVIPGYFGTLQAMEAIKLLIDWQSPLRHQTQLVDLTSGQQMPIERRQNPRCPLCGEKPSITGIEVENYQAKTKDFEVAGRVFADLVKDYVLIDIRGGDERSQDGEWVEQMAHLPGASVEQCVAFGGNKGPLLIVCRKGIRSRNLVEQIRQAGFDKVYSLAGGTEGLLF, encoded by the coding sequence ATGTTTAGACTCACCACTGAAGCCGTTGATCCAGTTGCTCTCAAGGCTGAATTGGAAGAGCCGCGTGCTGGTTCCATTGTCGTCTTTGAGGGTTTGGTGCGAAATCACAATGAGGGATTGTCAGTGGATTCCCTTGAATACGAGGCCTTTGCGGATCTCTGTTTCGCCGAAGCCGATCGTATCATGGGTGAGGCCAAAAAGAAGTTCGGCGTCTACGATGTTCGTTGCACGCACCGGGTGGGACATTTAGCGATCGGTGATATTGCGGTTTGGATTGGTGTCAGCTCGGCCCACCGCTCAGCCGGCTTTCAAGCCTGTCGTTTTATCATTGATGAGATTAAGACCAGGTTGCCCATTTGGAAAAAGGAGCACTACTCCAGTGGTGAAGCTGAATGGGTGAATTGCCAACAATGTGCCCAGGCGGTTCAAGGACACGACCACCATCATCACCATGGAGATGAAACCTGCTCGGGCCACCACCATCAGGAAAGTCTCAAGTTTACTGAGGAGGCCTATTATTCACGCCAGGTCAGCCTCCCAGGTTTTGGCAAAGAGGGACAACAGGCTTTAAGAGAGGCCCGTGTGTTGGTCATTGGTGCAGGTGGACTCGGATCGGCCGCCCTGCCTTATTTGGCGACGGCGGGAATTGGCACCTTAGGAATCAGCGATGGGGATTTAGTGGATGCCAGTAATCTCCATCGGCAGATTCTCTACGGCTGGAAAGATGTGGAGCACTACAAGGCGGACGTGGCGGCTGAAAAGCTCAAGGCCATGAACCCCTTTATTGAGGTGATTCCTCACCGTGAGCACATTGATTTTGAAAACGCCCAACGATTGATCTCCCTCTATGATGTGGTGGTTGATTGTACTGATAATTTTAAGGCCAAGTTCTTGATTCATGACTTATGCCGATTGCTCAAAAAGCCCCTCGTTCAAGCGAGCATTTTCCAAATGGAGGGGCAAATTCAGGTGTTTGATCCTCGGGTGGAGGCCGGTTGCTTGCGTTGTGAATGGCCAGTGATTCCAGAGGAAGGCTGTGTGGGAACTTGTGTGGATGCCGGTGTTTTGGGTGTGATTCCTGGTTATTTCGGTACTCTGCAGGCGATGGAGGCGATTAAGTTACTGATTGATTGGCAGTCCCCTCTGCGCCACCAGACCCAGTTGGTGGATTTGACTAGCGGACAGCAGATGCCCATCGAAAGAAGGCAAAACCCACGGTGCCCTTTGTGTGGGGAGAAGCCCAGTATCACCGGTATTGAAGTCGAAAACTACCAAGCCAAGACTAAGGATTTTGAAGTCGCCGGTCGAGTATTTGCCGATTTGGTGAAAGACTATGTTTTAATCGATATTCGTGGAGGCGATGAAAGGTCGCAGGACGGGGAGTGGGTGGAACAGATGGCCCATTTGCCTGGTGCCAGTGTCGAGCAGTGTGTTGCTTTTGGGGGCAACAAAGGTCCCCTGCTGATTGTTTGCCGCAAGGGAATTCGCAGTCGCAATTTAGTAGAGCAGATCCGCCAGGCCGGTTTTGACAAGGTTTATTCTCTTGCTGGCGGAACGGAAGGTCTGCTCTTTTAG
- a CDS encoding MoaD/ThiS family protein has protein sequence MAKKTVCVRYFAALREQRGLSEEKRETLAETPAELYEELKTEFGFPLRIDQLRVATNSTYVEMTAPLKDGDVLTFIPPVAGG, from the coding sequence ATGGCCAAGAAAACTGTTTGTGTCCGTTATTTTGCGGCCCTAAGGGAGCAAAGAGGCTTGTCGGAGGAAAAGCGTGAGACGCTGGCGGAAACTCCGGCAGAGCTTTATGAAGAACTGAAAACAGAATTTGGTTTTCCTCTGCGAATCGATCAGCTGCGGGTGGCGACCAACTCCACCTATGTTGAAATGACAGCTCCACTAAAAGACGGCGATGTCCTGACCTTTATCCCGCCTGTGGCTGGGGGTTGA
- the mobAB gene encoding bifunctional molybdenum cofactor guanylyltransferase MobA/molybdopterin-guanine dinucleotide biosynthesis adaptor protein MobB, with the protein MTLFHPFEIAFCGYSGSGKTTLISRLLHEFRDERRVGYVKHDAHRFEMDQPGKDTYVAHESGAGQVFISDSSHHAFVSDGHLDRAMAPMMFENCEWVFVEGYKKELVNKVLILDEAGKAWQAFQDGEFPNVVALVGADVEGPESPLPYYHRDDVFGIKAFVESFMAAKTSETPVFGLVLAGGRSTRMGQDKASLQYQGQTQVDRAFNALAESCERVFVSARQDQWQDGKFDHLPQITDRYLGFGPLGGILSAMEAHPNAAWLVVGCDLPFVDEASVRDLVQSRQAYKLATAFTSPVDGWPEPVFALYEPRCKGRMLRFLSLGYTCPRKALINSDIHLVHASRPEWLRNVNHPHEFEQVTQELGGI; encoded by the coding sequence GTGACTTTGTTTCACCCCTTTGAAATTGCTTTTTGCGGCTACTCCGGAAGTGGCAAGACGACCTTGATTTCCCGATTGTTGCACGAGTTTCGTGACGAGCGCCGGGTCGGCTATGTCAAACACGATGCTCACCGTTTTGAGATGGATCAGCCCGGTAAAGACACATACGTGGCCCATGAATCAGGGGCTGGCCAGGTTTTTATTAGTGACTCGTCTCACCACGCTTTTGTGAGTGATGGCCACTTGGATCGAGCCATGGCGCCCATGATGTTTGAAAACTGTGAGTGGGTGTTCGTCGAGGGCTACAAAAAGGAGTTGGTGAATAAAGTTTTGATTTTGGATGAGGCCGGGAAGGCCTGGCAGGCCTTTCAGGATGGGGAGTTTCCCAATGTGGTGGCCCTAGTCGGCGCTGATGTAGAGGGGCCGGAATCTCCATTGCCCTACTACCACCGTGATGATGTTTTTGGCATTAAGGCCTTTGTTGAGAGTTTTATGGCCGCAAAGACATCTGAAACTCCCGTTTTTGGTTTGGTTTTGGCTGGCGGTCGTAGCACGCGCATGGGTCAGGACAAGGCATCTTTGCAGTACCAGGGGCAGACTCAAGTGGATAGGGCTTTTAATGCTTTAGCCGAAAGCTGTGAACGGGTCTTTGTTTCGGCTCGTCAGGATCAGTGGCAGGATGGCAAATTTGATCACCTTCCTCAGATCACTGATCGCTATTTGGGGTTTGGACCCTTGGGCGGAATTCTATCCGCCATGGAAGCTCATCCCAATGCAGCCTGGCTGGTGGTCGGTTGTGATCTACCTTTCGTGGATGAAGCCAGTGTTCGGGACTTGGTGCAAAGTCGCCAGGCCTACAAACTGGCAACGGCCTTCACGAGTCCTGTAGATGGATGGCCAGAGCCGGTTTTTGCTCTCTATGAGCCTCGCTGCAAAGGCCGCATGTTGAGGTTTTTGTCTCTCGGTTACACCTGTCCGCGTAAGGCTTTGATTAATTCAGATATTCATTTGGTTCATGCCAGTCGTCCGGAGTGGTTACGGAATGTGAACCACCCACACGAGTTTGAACAAGTCACTCAAGAGCTGGGAGGGATTTGA